The genomic region TTTCAAAGTATTTTTGATACCCTTGCTGACCAGCACTTTCCAAAGCAAACTACGGTGGTGATTTTTACTGACGGTCAGGGGGAAGACGCTGTGGATAGTCACGGTTACCACCGGGTCTACTGGGTCCTGCCACCCAAGGGAGAACTTTCACTAAGTGACCCAGCTGGACGGGTATTAAAGATGGGAGCGAGTTGATGTTAAATCCAAACGATTTACGTAGTATTAGTCACAAGGATGAACGCTATCAACGGGCAATAGCTATCCTAAACGACGACTGGCCCCAATTGTTGCTTGATTTTCCGCGGACCAATCATTACATTACTCAGCCGGATATTGACTTTGCCCAGCGTTTGAGCGAAAATTTAGATCAGTACCAGGCTTGGGAATTAAATCACTTTTCCCAGGTCCAGGCCTTTATTTCGCAGTTCCAATCTTATTTATCGTCCAGTTTAATCAAGCACCTACAGGAGCCTTTTTATGAAAGTTAATTTGATTTTAAAGCCGGTCCAAGATTTAAACACGCTTAAGGAATGGCAGGCTGAGAGTCAGGAACCCTTCTTTATCTTGGATGGGGCTGGCCAGCGCAACGTTCTGATTTTAGGACCGGTCAGCGACCAGTTCAAGGAGCCGGTAACCTATAACGGCCTTTACTTTGGTTCTCACCTACAGGGCCGCTTTGTCTTACAGATCGATTTTAAGTACAACGACTTAACTGAAGAGAACCTACCTAAGCTGTTGGGGGACAACGCCGTCTTGGCCCAGGATGCTAAGGGCAAGGGCGCCGGCATGCTCTGGCTTTTTTGGCACGACCAACGCGCCCTGGATACTTTCTTGGACAGCCAGGACTACAAAGAACTACAAAGCGTCATCAGCGATCCTTACATCACCAATTATCAACAGCAGTAAAAAAGCACCTAGTGATAACTAGGTGCTTTTTTACTTGGCGTCTTTGGGATCAACGCCGTAGACTTCAATGCGGTAGTCGGTAATATTGAGGCCGCTGGCTTCCCGGGCTGCCTGTAAAAGAACAGTCGGATCGAAGTTATCGGCATCGATGATTTCCTCGGTCTTGGTGTTGATGATGTGGTAGTGGGGGTCACCAAAGTAGTCGTAGTGCCGCTTACCATCGGAAACACCTTCGATGATGGCGACTAATTTTACCTCAACTAATTTTTCCAAGGTGTTGTAAATCGTGGCCAAGCTGATGTCAGTTAAGTCCTTATGAATCATTTCCGCGGTTGGATGCGTTTCGTGAGTCATCAAATATTCTAGGAGGGTCAATCGTTGCTGAGTAGCCTTGAGACCGCGCTTTTGTAGGATTTGTCGAAGTTTATCAGCGTCCATATCGTAACCTCCTAGTTTCACTGATGCTATCTTGAATATGATTGTACCATCAAATTAGAATTATTCCAAATTACTTGACAAGAAATTCGAACCTGATATACTTTATTTAGAATCATTCTAAAGGAAAAAGACAAATGGCAAAAGACAATAACTTAATGGAACGTAATAATATCATCCGGGCCGGCGTCATGGGTGGTAATGATGGGATCCTCTCCGTTTCCGGAATTATCCTCGGGGTGGCAGGGGCCACGACCAACACTGGCAGTATTCTCTTAGCCGGTTTTGCCGGCACCCTGGCCGGCATGGTTTCAATGGCCATGGGCGAATATGTATCAGTATCTTCCCAGCACGATGCCCAGATGAAGGTTAGCCAGGTGCAGACCCGGGCCCTGGCCAACGACTACAGCGGCGAATTTGACTTTGTCGCTGAAAAGTACGAAAACGTTGGAATTTCTAAGGAACTCGCCCGCCAGGCGACCAAGGAAATGATGGATAAGGATGCCCTGGTCACCACGGTGCGCGAGCGCTACGGTTTTTCACCAAACTCAGTTCTAAGTGCTGGGGGTGCCGCAATTGCTTCCTTTATTAGCTTCCCACTCGGCGCAACCCTGCCAATGGCGGCGATGGCCGTTACCCCGGTTTACTGGCGTAACCAGGTCACCTTCTTAGCCGTTTTGGCGGCCCTGGTGCTGACTGGTTACTTCGCTGCCCGTCTAAACGGGGCGGACCGGAAGCACTCAGTTTTGCGGAA from Leuconostocaceae bacterium ESL0723 harbors:
- a CDS encoding Fur family transcriptional regulator; the protein is MDADKLRQILQKRGLKATQQRLTLLEYLMTHETHPTAEMIHKDLTDISLATIYNTLEKLVEVKLVAIIEGVSDGKRHYDYFGDPHYHIINTKTEEIIDADNFDPTVLLQAAREASGLNITDYRIEVYGVDPKDAK
- a CDS encoding VIT family protein, which encodes MAKDNNLMERNNIIRAGVMGGNDGILSVSGIILGVAGATTNTGSILLAGFAGTLAGMVSMAMGEYVSVSSQHDAQMKVSQVQTRALANDYSGEFDFVAEKYENVGISKELARQATKEMMDKDALVTTVRERYGFSPNSVLSAGGAAIASFISFPLGATLPMAAMAVTPVYWRNQVTFLAVLAALVLTGYFAARLNGADRKHSVLRNVTAGIFTMIVTFAIGSLFR